In a genomic window of Kwoniella mangroviensis CBS 8507 chromosome 2, whole genome shotgun sequence:
- a CDS encoding dihydrolipoyl dehydrogenase produces the protein MLSRQPFAQNLLRPLSKPSSSFSRSSTLPRLTFLQSRGLATSSDPYDVVVIGGGPGGYVAAIKAAQLGFKTACIEKRGALGGTCTNIGCIPSKAMLNNSHIFHQTQHDLKNRGIDVSEVKLNLPKMLAAKQSSVKTLASGIENYLFKKYGVDYIKGEASFASPSKIDVNLLEGGETQVEAKNVIIATGSEVTPFPGIEIDEERIVSSTGALELKEVPKKMVVIGGGIIGLELGSVWSRLGAEVTVVEYLGAVGAGMDGEVGKQFQKILQKQGFKFKLNTKVVSGQREGDKVTLKVDAAKGGKEETLEADVVLVAIGRRPVTKGLNLEAIGVETDKRGRIIIDDQFNTSVKGVKCIGDVTFGPMLAHKAEEEGVAAVEIIKTGHGHVNYDAIPSVVYTHPEVAWVGKNEEELKAAGVAYKIGKYPFAANSRAKTNQDADGFVKFIVEKETDQVLGVHIIGPNAGEMIASATLALEYKASAEDIARTCHAHPTLSEAFKEAALASYDKAINF, from the exons ATGCTCTCACGACAACCTTTC GCTCAAAATCTCCTTAGACCCCTGTCCAaaccctcctcatccttctcacgATCTTCCACTTTACCCCGATTGACATTCCTTCAATCTCGTGGGTTGGCAACTTCATCCGATCCTTATGATGTGGTAGTcataggtggtggaccgGGTGGTTATGTTGCGGCTATCAAGGCTGCTCAATTGGGATTCAAG ACCGCCTGTATTGAGAAAAGAGGAGCATTAGGTGGAACATGTACGAACATCGGATGTATCCCATCTAAAGCTAT GCTGAACAACTCtcacatcttccatcaaacCCAGCACGATCTCAAGAACCGAGGTATCGACGTATCCGAGGTGAAACTCAACTTACCCAAGATGTTAGCAGCCAAACAATCTTCAGTCAAAACTTTGGCGAGTGGTATCGAAAATTACTTGTTCAAGAAGTACGGTGTTGACTACATTAAAGGGGAAGCTTCATTCGCCTCCCCATCAAAGATCGACGTGAACTTGttagaaggtggtgaaacTCAAGTAGAAGCTAAGAATGTAATTATCGCTACTGGATCCGAAGTCACTCCTTTCCCAGGtatcgagattgacgaagaaaGGATTGTATCTTCTACTGGTGCTCTGGAATTGAAAGAGGTTCCtaaaaag ATGGTCGTcattggtggtggtatcaTCGGTCTCGAGTTGGGTTCAGTATGGTCCAGATTAGGTGCTGAAGTTACCGTTGTTGAATACCTCGGTGCCGTCGGTGCTGgtatggatggtgaagttgG TAAACAATTCCAAAAGATTCTCCAGAAGCAAGGATTTAAATTCAAGCTCAACACCAAAGTTGTCAGCGGTCAAAGGGAAGGTGACAAGGTCACCCTCAAGGTGGACGCTGCCAAAGGTGGTAAGGAGGAGACT CTTGAAGCCGATGTAGTGCTCGTTGCTATAGGTCGACGACCCGTTACCAAGGGACTCAACCTTGAAGCCATCGGAGTAGAGACTGAcaagagaggaagaattATCATTGACGATCAATTCAACACTTCTGTCAAGGGTGTTAAATGTATTGGTGATGTCACTTTCGGTCCTATGCTTGCCCACAAggctgaggaggagg GTGTTGCCGCTGTTGAGATCATCAAGACAGGTCACGGACACGTAAACTACGATGCTATCCCCTCGGTAGTCTACACTCACCCTGAAGTAGCATGGGTTGGTAAGAACGAGGAGGAACTCAAGGCTGCCGGTGTAGCTTATAAGATTGGAAAATACCCATTCGCTGCCAACTCCCGAGCGAAGACCAACCAAGATGCTGA CGGTTTTGTCAAATTC ATCGTGGAGAAAGAGACCGATCAGGTCTTGGGTGTTCACATCATAGGTCCTAACGCAGGGGAAATGATCGCTTCAGCAACTTTGGCATTGGAATACAAGGCTTCTGCTGAGGATATCGCTAGAACATGTCATGCTCATCCAACTTTATCGGAAG CCTTCAaagaagctgctttggcatcTTACGATAAAGCTATCAACTTCTAA
- a CDS encoding ATP phosphoribosyltransferase, with protein MSGISSLLPSTTVTPQATEPSAMGGRASKSSFGAESTMSLLVDSLKDRLLFAVPKKGRLMEKTLELLAGADIKYNRAHRLDVALVQNHPIALVFLPAADIPRFVALGSVALGITGQDVIAESTHSEQIEELLQLGFGKCSLQVQVPVTGPIQTVEGLSGGRIATSFEVLAGELFNGKEGVDSKTGKQTKVEYVGGSVEAACALGMADGIVDLVESGDTMRAAGLHAIHTLMKSEAVLITSKTPHPSLTPDLQSLIPLIKSRFAGVLASKKYVYASYNIERKYLDKALVITPGRRAATVSPLETEGWVAVSSMVERKEVAKVMDELEKTGAEDILIFALDNCRVGV; from the exons ATGTCCGGTATCTCTTCGCTCTTACCTTCCACCACCGTCACCCCCCAAGCAACCGAACCTTCAGCAATGGGCGGTCGAGCCTCCAAGTCCTCTTTCGGTGCAGAATCGACCATGTCTTTATTAGTTGATTCATTAAAAGATAGATTGTTGTTCGCCGTACCTAAAAAAGGTAGATTGATGGAAAAGACTCTGGAACTCCTAGCAGGAGCGGATATCAAATACAACAGAGCTCATAGATTGGATGTCGCTTTAGTACAGAATCATCCAATTGCCTT AGTCTTCCTCCCAGCCGCCGACATCCCACGGTTCGTAGCCCTCGGATCAGTCGCATTGGGAATAACAGGCCAGGACGTCATTGCCGAATCGACTCATTCCGAACAGATTGAAGAACTACTGCAATTAGGATTTGGCAAATGCTCTTTACAAGTTCAAGTACCTGTCACTGGACCTATCCAGACTGTTGAGGGATTATCCGGAGGAAGGATAGCCACTTCGTTTGAAGTTTTGGCTGGAGAGTTGTTCAACGGTAAAGAAGGTGTGGATTCTAAGACTGGAAAGCAGACAAAGGTCGAATATGTAGGTGGGAGTGTTGAGGCTGCTTGTGCGTTGGGTATGGCAGATGGTATCGTTGATTTGGTTG AATCCGGAGATACCATGCGAGCAGCAGGTCTTCACGCCATCCACACCCTCATGAAATCAGAAGCAGTCCTAATCACATCCAAAACCCCTCACCCAAGCTTGACACCCGATTTACAATCTTTGATCCCATTGATCAAATCTCGTTTCGCCGGTGTGTTAGCCTCGAAGAAATACGTCTATGCATCTTACAATATTGAGAGAAAATATCTGGACAAGGCTCTGGTCATCACACCTGGACGAAGGGCTGCTACCGTATCTCCATTAGAGACTGAGGGTTGGGTAGCGGTCTCGTCAATGgtagaaaggaaagaagtaGCGAAGGTCATGGACGAATTGGAGAAGACTGGTGCCGAGGATATACTCATCTTCGCATTGGATAACTGCAGAGTAGGAGTCTAG
- a CDS encoding superoxide dismutase [Cu-Zn] produces MTVPRDGTLLGAIAVLKGDSSVSGVITFTQEKDGAPVTVSGDIKNLSPNAERGFHVHEFGDNSNGCTSAGPHFNPHGKNHGGPDASERHVGDLGNVKTDGSGTAAVGITDKSISLFGPYSIIGRTVVVHEGTDDFGKGGHADSLKTGNAGGRAACGVM; encoded by the exons ATGACTGTCCCACGTGATGGTACTCTTCTCGGC GCTATCGCTGTTCTCAAAGGTGACTCTTCCGTCTCTGGTGTtatcaccttcactcaagagaaagatggtgcTCCAGTAACTGTCTCCGGTGAC ATCAAGAACCTTTCTCCTAACGCTGAGAGAGGTTTCCACGTCCACGAGTTCGGAGACAACTCCAACGGTTGTACTTCCGCTGGTCCCCACTTCAACCCTCACGGTAAGAACCACGGTGGTCCAGATGCCTCTGAAAGACACGTTGgtgatcttg GTAACGTCAAGACCGACGGTTCCGGTACTGCCGCTGTCGGCATCACTG ATAaatccatctccctcttcggCCCTTACTCCATCATCGGACGGACCGTCGTTGTTCACGAGGGTACCGATGACTTCGGTAAAGGTGGTCACGCAGACTCCCTCAAGACTGGTAACGCCGGTGGTAGAGCCGCCTGTGGTGTCATGTGA